Within the Bacteroidota bacterium genome, the region AAATAAAATTTAGCTTCGTCTCTTACCATTTCAGCCATCAGCACATCATCGGCCTGGTTATCCCCTATTGCTTTTGATTGAGTTGCCAGTTGCTCGTCTTTCTTCCTGAATTCTTCTGTTTTTATTTTAGCCGTAATATCAGCCGCCTCCTGTTGTTTTTGCACAGCCTGCACTGCTATAACCTCTGCTTTTTGTATGGCTTCATTCCGTTCATCCGGATCACTCATCGAAGTGGCCTCGTCCCGGAGTGTCATTGCCTGTTCATTAAGATCTTTACTTTCTTTAGCCTTTTCAGCCGCACTATTGATCAATTCAGTATTCGAATTCGACGGCACTGAGGACGCTGTATTCTTAACATTTTCACCTTCTATAGAAGCTGGACTTTTTGTTGTATCCCTAATATCACCGGAGGATGACGAAGTTTTCAGCTTTGTTGTATCTTCAGCGATGTCCTTAATTTCGCTTTTGATAATTGAACTTGTTCCGGTATCGCCTGTTTTGTTTACAGCTAACTGATCGGAAGTCTCAGGAACAGAATCATTATTGTTTGACTTAATAGACTTTTCAGAAGAAGTATTGTTAACAGGATGACCGGTAGAAGTAGTTGACTCCTTAACTGTATTCTTTGCTATTTCAGTAGTTTCATTTTTGGCTGAATCTGAATTAGCAGCTGACACGACACCAATTGCAGTTCCTGAAACAGCTGCTTTTGCCTTGGCTTTACTCCGATCCGACAGATCCTGTTTTTCTTTGGCTTCAACTTCCATTTTGGCGATTGTTTGCACCATCTCCTTTTTAGCTTCTTCATCTTTTATTTCAGCCAACTCCGTTTTTTTCGCCTCTACATCCCTGCTTATAGAATCGGACCAGCTTTTGTAATAGGTTGCTTTTGTCGTTTCACGCGTATAATCATCATTGATCTCATTGGCTTCATCCAGCTTCCGAATGTATTTTTTGTCGTAGCTCGGGACAGGTTTTACTGTAATCGCTTTATTGTACTGCTCTGGTTTTATATTATTTGCTTCAGCGGTTGTATCCGTCACGGATTTAGTTTCAGAGGTGGTTGTTTTATCCGGTGATCCTGTTTCGGTGGATGAAATAACTGCATCAGTAGTTGGCACAGCGATATCACTCATCCTATAACCATTAACCTGCTCCTGTAGTTTTTGCTTATCAATGGAAGAAACATTTACAGGAGCCTCACCACCTGTTTTGATCTGGCTGATCATACCACTTACAATCTCCGCTTCATTCTTTAAATTATCGGCTTCCTTTTGCAGCACAACTGCTTTCGCATCTGTTTCCACTATCTCAGCCTGCTTCTTTACTTTCTCATCCTGCAGATCTTTAATTTGTCCTTTCAAGCCCTCCTTAAGCTGTTCGTTCTTCGAGGTAGCTGCTGTCTGCTCCAGATTCTTTATTTCCGTGTCAATATTATTTATGTCTTTGGCAAGTGAAAGAGATTTCTCCTTTGTGCGTTCCACTTCCTTCTGCTTATTATCCGCATCGAGTTTGATGCTGCTATATGCATTGTCGGCACCCTTAGGTTTTTGACTCAGGCTCTCCAGTCGCTTTTTCTGCTCTTCAAGCTGAGTCAATGCGGCGCCTGAGTTTTTCGCTTTTGCGGCCGCATCCAGTTCTTTTGCATAATTAAGCGACAGGTCAGCTTCATCCTGCTTAGCTGCCGCATCAGCATCAAGCTTTTTGGCCAGGTTGAACGCGGCCACGGTCTCACGGGATATCCTATTCCCTTCCTTTTTCTTCTCCTCCGCTCCTGCAACATCACTTTGAGCAGCGGCCTCATTGGCTTCCTTATACTTCAACTGCGCTTCTTCGTTCTTTTCATTGGCATAGTTCAATGCCAGGTCTGCCTGGTTCTTCAATTCTTTGGCTTCTTTCTGAATATCTTCCGCATCATCGTAGGCTATCTTTACCAATTCAGCATTTGTAATACTTGCGGAAGTTTTTGCATCGACCGGTGCAGTAGCTGTTGATGCCGAATCCTTTTTGGTCTCTTGTGTCGCGGCTGGCTGCGGATCCCTGAACATAGCCTCATTTGCGTTCACATCCATCTTAGCCTTTTCCTTAATGAAGTTAAGTGCGAGCAGATAATTATTGTCGTCAACTGCCTCATCAAAGAAGTTTTTCACTAAAAGTTTATCAGTCCCACTTTCATAATTCATTTCCTGTTTGAATGGTTTGAATACACGCTGAGTTGGTAATACAACAACTTCCGATTGCGTTTTGGAACCTTCGGTCTCAACCGTGAACAGTAATTTACTTCCACCAGGAACATTCATGCTGTATTCTCCGGTCTGTGGATCGCTGTTAAAAATGCCAACCAACTCTCCATTGTCGGCATTCTTCACTGTTATTTTCGATTTTATAAATTGTCCATCAGCATCTTTTCCCATAGTACCGTTGATCACTGCTATATCAACCGGCTTACGATCGGTATTGATCCTGTAAACATCGATCATGTTATTCGGGCTGGTACGCTTCGATGAAAAGTAAGCCGTCTTCTCCAACGAATCGGTCACGAACATAATATCGTCATCTGGTGTATTGATTGAAAAATCCATGTTCACCGGCTCCGACCATGTTCCGGACTGGGCATTCCACGTCGATTTAAAAATATCATAGCCACCCATACTGTTATGACCCTTTGAGCAGAAATAAAGTACTCTTCCGTTCGGATGAAGAAAAGGATAATCTTCATCCACATCTGTATTAATAGTTGGGCCCAGGCTGGCCGGTAGACTCCACTCCCCACTATTGAGCTTTGTTACCATATAAATGTCTTTCCCATTCTTGCCATCGGTTCCGTAACTTGAATAATATATCTGGGTATTGTTTTTAGCGAGATAAATAATAGTTTGTTCTTTCGCTTTTTTATCAAGGGATGATTGAAAATCCTCCGGCTTAATAAGCAGCTTACCTCCAATGCTGCTCAGGTCGTATGAACGAAAAAATTCCTTATCACTTAACTGCTTTTTTTCAAGCACCTGCAGGTCAGTGATATTTTTAAGCAATGTTTTACCATTCCTGCACATATCAATCTGTTTATCGACCTGTAATTTTTTTTGCTGATAGGAAGACGCCTCCTTTTTAAACCGATTGAACGCCACGATAGCATCATCAAAACGATAGTTCATGTGGTAGGCCTTACCCAAAAAAAAGAACACGTCTTTCTCTACATCGGGCTGTTTGGCGGCATATTCAAGATAGCTGATCGGCTTTTCTTTGTTCTCGCTGGTATACAACATACATATACCAAAACGATAATTATAATTCGGGTCTTTAGGATATACGCTCAGAAGCTGCGAGTATAAAGGATATGCCTCAGCATACTGTTCGCTATCGAAAAGTTTTTTAGCTTCCTTTTTTAGATCTTCTTCAGAAGTAAAAATGGTTTGCGCAAACACAGTGCTAAAACAAAGCACAGTTAGTAAGAGCAAAAGAAATTGGCTATTTTTTATCGTTCTTCTCAACACAATAATAAATTGACTCACAAATAAGATGCAAAAATGAACTTTTTACATAAAATCAAACAGGTAAAGGTAAATGTTTTTAGGCAAAAAATGCTATTTATGGAAGGATAAATGGCTAACAATCAAAAGTTTATAAGATTGTTTCAGGAAGTTTTTCTTTTAATGAGAGGTGATTTGGATTCTTCCCGTTTTATAAGGCGTTCGATATTTTTTTGATGGGTAATGAGTACAAGTACAGCTATGACCATTGAAAATATGACCAATGAAGGAATGCGCGTTTTAAAAACAACAATTACAATTATTGGAAATGTCAGAGCAGCCGTTATTGAACCGAGGGAAACATATTTTGAAACCAGGAACACAACAAGGAACACAGCAATTGACATTAATGCAGCATAAGGATGCACTGCCAGGATAATTCCAAGTAGTGTAGCTATCCCCTTTCCTCCTTTGAAAGCAGCGAAAAGCGGAAAAATATGTCCGAACAAAGCCGCAACTCCCAATACCAGCTGCAGGTTTACAAATTGAACAGAACCCGGAACAAGTTCGGTCAAATAGGGCAGCTGAACAGCAGCAAAACCTTTCAAAATATCGATCAGCAATACAGGCATACCGGCTTTTTTACCTAACACCCTGAATGTGTTAGTGGCCCCCGCATTTCCACTCCCATATTCGCGGACATCAATACCGTAAAATATTTTACCGATCCAGACCGCCGACGGAATTGAGCCTATCAGATAAGCAATAATAAGCGATATTATTTGCAATGTTTGTGTCATGCTGTTTATTCTTCTGCTCCTCCTGCAGATGAACGTTTAAGGAAATCGTCTTTTTTACGGATAGTAGATAAATTAAACGCATATGGCGCAGTTCCACGTTCGGTTTTTAATTCACGTTTATCCGGCTTAAGCTCTTTAATAACAGTGTTAAAATTATCCAATGAAGAAAGCGCCTGCATCAATCCCCTTGTATAGTTAAAATAATACCACGTACTGTTATCACCTTCAAGGTAAATATTAAGAATATCCCCTCCCCTTTTCTTTACCAACTCCACTCTTCCGGTTACATATTTATTAACCTGGTTCTTCTGTATGTTGCCAATGCCGATCTTCCCCTGTGATAAATAGGAACGGGTGCGTGGGTTCCAGCGCATCTTCAGTTCAGTCAGGAATATTGTTTTCTTCAACTCATCCGGAAATTTTTTGAACGAACCATAAAGGTTCACCTGTGAAATTAATTTATCGGCCTTTTCCTTACCAAGCATCTCCCTCAATCCTTTCTCATAGGTTTTTCTCGAAAAATCCGTAGGTTTCAGATCAGCAATAGCATTTAACGCATCGCTCATTTTGTCCAAAGCGCCGTCATCGAAGAAAAAATCAACTGTCATCATGAGATCGAAAGAAGTGGAATCAGGTATCTGGAAATGCTCAGCGTTTCCGACTGTTTCAATTTTTACCTGACCAAAATCTGTTCCCATGCTTACCCTTCCTTCTCCGTATGTTATACACTTATCTATATTCATACTGACATAATTTCCACCAAGGTTTCGCTCAACGAGCTTTTCTTTATTGGATATTCGATATTCTTTCGAGGCTTTATCATAAAACAAAAATCCTTCGGCACGCAAAACTGCAGAATCGCTTCTGCCATATTTTCCCGAAAGAAATGTTGAATAAATATGAGTGGAGTCGTTACTCAGCATTATGCCTGCTCCGAGCTTATTTCCTTTGTCATCAACAGGATCCTTTTCCACCGGAATTAATATCTTATTCGGATCAACCTCAGTGGAGAATCTGAACCATGTTTTTTTAACAGCCTCACACGCGTGTTGTATGCGGGTAACACCTGTGAATGTAAGAAACTGATTGGTCGCCTGCAGTTTCACCTTACCTTTGTATTCAAAATTCGGACTTAGCATAAAACCGGTTGAATCTTTTATTTCTGTTTCGGCATAAGTCTGATGAGTTGTATCAACAGTAATATTGCTGAAATAAATAGGCTGTTTCTTTTTTAATTCATCAACATAATCATACGACCCTGACCCCGAGTAACTCTTTCGTGAGAAAATATTGACGTTGGCTCCATAAATATTATGATACTTTGTCACAGAGTTCGCCAGTATTTTCGCATTCTTTAATGTTTCCATTGCAGCTTCCTTGCGAATCACAACTTTTCCCGAATCGGGCGACACACGGGCATCAGCCACATTGATGTATTTAACATCCATTGCTGTAATAATGTATTTTTTGAGATCGTATTTAGCGCGGGGAGCATTGAATCTTAAGGAGTCCTGCTTCGGATTGGTTGAAATAAATTCAGGACCCTGCAGATCGAGGTCGTTGGCACCTGGCTTATCTCCGGTACCAAGCTCTATGTCACTTCTATCCATATACCATTTAAAACTTTCCATAAAACAAACGTATTGATTAACAGGAAATTTCACGATCGAACCTTTGCCATTACTCTTAAACTCTCCGTCTCGTTTAATGAAATCTATATGCGCATTTACATTATTTGTAGAGAATGCAAGAGCCGATTCTTCAAGGGACTGGAGCCTGAAATCAGCGGTATCAGAATCAAATGAATTTTGTTTGAATTTAATATTGAGCGCTTCCAGTTCGGCCTTTTGAAAATTTACCAAACCACGGCCGGATAACAATTCCGGTGTCAGATCATAACGTCCCTTAAATGTTGCCTGTCCGTTATAAGTGGCGAATGGTTTCTCGCGTGAATGCGCCTGCATCACATCCTTATATGGTATCCAGTGAATATAAGCACCCTCACCCATCACCTGTGGGAATTCAATTTTCCCCTGCTTACTTTCCTTCACATCAAAACTCTGGCTTATACCATTCATTGAATCCGGAAAGAAAATAAAGTCACGCGACTTCGATGTTGAAGTGACATAGTTTATTACCCCGTTACCTCTCAGACCTTCGTGACTGAGCATAATTGTATCATTAAACTTCGCTTTCCCGCCGTATAAAGCGAATCCTTCAGCAGGCGTGGACCGACTGAAACCAAGCGAATAATCTTTTTGTAACCTTAATGGTTCTTTGAACTGGGGAAAAATACCGGACGAAACGAATTCGCCAGCAAAAATCACACCCTCGTTCGAAAAGTTATCCAAACTGTCAATTGTAAAGGGTTCGAGGTGGAAATAAAATTTATCCCTGGAATATACACCCGACTGGACGGATTTTTTCTGATAATAAACATAGGAATCTTTTGCACTGTTGAATACAGGATACTTGGAATAGCTCTTATAGCCCGACTTGTTTTTAGGATGGTCGATCAGCAGGTCACCGTTAATATGTTCGATCACTGATTNNNNNNNNNNNNNNNNNNNNNNNNNNNNNNNNNNNNNNNTAACTTTTACCAGCGGAAATTCACCGCGTTCATTTGGTTCGCGTGATTGCACAGCCATACGAAGTGAGTCCGCATCAATGATGTCGATCTTAAACGCGTCATAATTGAATGCGAATTGCTTTCCATAAAAGTCAAACCGACCGGCATGTATACGCCCGGCAAAAGTAAAATCCCTATTTTTCTTCACCACAACCTGTCTGCCTAAAGGATAAATGACCACATTTTGTGAATCACTTAACAGAATAACCGAAACACCTTTGATCGTAAGATCGTAATTCAACAGGTTAATCAATCCGTTCGCCTCGTTTGGCAATACCGAATGAAAGGTCAATACATCATAGTCTGATTTACCAACTCTATCCGTTATGTATTGAAAAAGCCGGTCTTTAACCTGAAGTTTATCGCTCTCCGCGTCGTAATTCAAAAGCCCCATAACAGCTAAACGCACAAGCAACGGCCGCAGATCATTGGCCGTGGCTCGCATATACCTGGCAAGATCCACCGCATAAAATTCCCTCTGATCATTAATTGATTTTACATAATTCTTGATCACAACAAGGGGATTTGTCCCATCCATCCCCTGCCATTGTTCATAACGGGCTACCTTAAAAAAACCGGCCGATTCAAAATCAGCCTCACCCTGCGTATTACCCAATAACATTTTGAGTAATATCTGCGGTTCATCTGTCTTCCAGATCAATTCTTCAAAATACATATCAAGCGCATGGTACGAATTGAGAAAAGCCGTTCGCGCCAGTCCGTCATCCGACCTGATCAATGAAACCTGCTTATCTTTTGAAAGATATTTAAACGAAAGGCCGGGATGGTATATAGAATCTGCATCAAAAAATATTTTAATCGATGCATTATCCGAGGCTAACTTTTCTTTTGTGATAAAAAACTGTTTGGAAGACACCACTAAAAACCGTCTATCGCTCCTTTTAAATATGAGAAGAGCTTCCTGCTCCTTTGTACCGGAACCGATAAATTTAGGACCGCGCATGGAAAAACCACCATCGTAATCGACCCTTTCGGCAAGATCATTTATCTGAAGTCGTTTGCTGTAGGATTCAAATCTGGGATAAGATAAGGCTCCGCCCGCCTCAGCCAGCGCCTTATCTGTTAACAGACCCATCAATGGCTTGCTGAAGTATGTTTTATTGTAAAACACAACTGAATCGGCTGAATAACCACCGGTTTTGACAATAACTTCATATTTTTTTAATTCGGCATAAACTATGGTTTGCTCAAGACCTGCCTTCAGCCAGTTCACTGTTCCTCCGCTACCGATAAATTTACCGGTGGAAGGATAATATACACCTTTCGTATTTACAATTGAAACACTGTCACTCTGATTATTATGACAAACCAGGTTCAATGAATTAAAAACGATCTTGGGAACACTGTCGTACTGAAATTCGTAATTATTTGTATTTGAACTCCATTCATATGTGGGCGACTTATAAAAAACATTATACGCGAAGAGATTCTCGCTCATCGCCAGGTACTCCGTATAACTTTTGATCGCCTTACCATTCAGTATTTTGTTGATGCAATCCTGCCAGGCCAAAAAATTCTTTTCCGACTGTTTGGTATCTACAAAATTCATCATTGAAGTTAAATAGCTTCTGAAATCGGGCGGACGCAAACGCTTTTTCAGCATAAGATTACATACTTCATAACACATCTGCTTTTGGGATTCGTTGAACTTCGATTCGTGTGTCTTTCCGATCGACCAGTATTCAGTTTCAAACTTTCTTAAAAAACTATGGGCATCACTTTTATCTGTACTCCCCGCTTCAAAAAAACTTTTAAGTTCTTCCATGAACGCAACCGGGTTGTCGGAAAAACTCCTGACCTGTCCTTGTGAAGTCACAACCAAACCAACCAAAAAAGAAAGGAGAAAAGAAAAATGTTTCAGATATCTATTCATATTTATCCTTTATAAAAGGAAAGCATTGCCCATTTATTTTTTTGCAAACTATTTACAATAACCATTCCCAACGATTCCGCCTTACTTTGTATCAAAGGAATATCGATGTCAAAAAATCCACTCATGATCAAAAGACCCTGTTTTTTAAGCGATTGGACGTACCTATCCATATCAGCAATAAGGATATTTCGATTAATGTTGGCTAAAATAACATGAAATGTTTTGCCTGCCAACAATTGCGCCCCCCCTTTTTTAACAACTATGCCCTTCACTTTGTTAGTATCTATATTTTCCTGCGAATTTTCAACGGCCCATTCGTCTATATCAACGGCTAAAATACTGGCTGCAGACATCTTTGCAGCCAATATCGCTAAAATGGAAGTTCCACAGCCCATATCACAAATCGACCTGCCTTTTACTTTTGTTTTTAACAGTTGGGAAATCATCAAACAGGTTGTTTCGTGATGACCCGTTCCGAAAGACATTTTAGGATTTATAACAATATCAAACGGAATTCCTTCAACGGGCTCATGAAACGAAGCCCTTACATAACATTTATCGTCGACATTGATGGGTGAAAAATTCTTTTCCCATTCCCGATTCCAGTTCTCATTCCCGATAAGCTCTATTGTGTAGTCAAATGATAGTCCCTTCTGCAATTCAACAATTTGGGTTTCAGTTTCTTTAGTATAAAGAGGCACCTGTATGTATCCCTTAAAGCCATTTTCGGCATCTGCAAAACTTTCAAAACCCAATTCAGCCAGGTGCGCTATCAATATCTCCGATTGCTCAGCCAATGTTATTTTACAGTATAATTCAAAATAATTCATGAGGAAACAGATTTGACGGGTTGTTAGCTTTCGATTGCCGGATATTGATAGCTGCAATTATCTTTCTAACAACTGAAAAATATAAATTGACCTATATCAAAAAGAGTGAATGATCTTAATAAAATCGGCTGCATTAAGTGAAGCGCCGCCAATCAGGCCTCCATTGATATCAGGACAGGCAAACAATTCTTTAGCGTTCGTAGGGTTGCAGCTGCCTCCATACAAAACAGGACAGTTAACAGCTATGGACTCGCTATATTTTTTTTTAACTGTTTCGCGGATAAACGCATGCATCTCCTGTGCCTGTGCTGCTGTAGCGGTAACACCTGTACCAATGGCCCATACAGGCTCATAAGCTATAATGATTTTCGGGAACAGCTCACCTGATAAATGAAAAACACCTTCATTTAACTGCTGTTCAACAACACTAAAATGCTTCCCGGCCTTACGTTCTTCGGATGTTTCTCCTATGCAATAAACAGGTTTTAAATTATTTTGAATACACATGTCTATCTTTTTAGCGAGTGTAGAATTCGTTTCCGCAAAATATGTTCGGCGCTCGGAATGACCAATGATAACGTATTCGGCCCCCGCCGACCTGATCATCGCTGCCGATACTTCACCGGTAAAAGCACCTGACGCCTCACTCGCGCAATTCTGCGCGCCAATCAGCATCCCTCCCGACTGAGCGGCAAGATCGCGGAGAAAAACAAATGAGGGGAATACGATAACAGTTACGTCCTTTGCTGGATTACTTTTAAGCAGGTTTTTAATTTCATTAAACAACAACGACGCCTCGCTGCAGCTCTTATTCATTTTCCAGTTACCGGCAACAATCTTTTTAGGCATGATCTTATCAGTTAAAAGCGAATGAGCAGGTTCTATTTTATTTCACTCTTACCCTCGGGTCAAGTATCCCATATAGCACATCAACCAGGGTATTAATTATTACAAAAATAGCGGCAATCACCAATACTGTTCCCATCACAACAGGCATATCATGTTTTTGTAACGCATACACTGTTTCTTTGCCAATTCCTTTCCAGTTAAACACTTCTTCAACAAAAACAGAACCCGCCATCATAGCGGCAAACGAACCCGAAATAGCTGTCATAACCGGACTCAGCGCATTTTTTAAGGCATGCTTGAACATAACCGAATAAAAGGCCAGGCCTTTAGCCGAGGCTGTGCGTATGTAATCATGGGATAATACGTCAAGCATTGAGCTTCGTGTAAGCTGGATAATGATGGCGAGCGGCCTTAAACCAAGAGTGATGGCCGGCAACAACAGGTTTTTCAACTCCAGATATTCCCCGTTACCATAATCGTCAACCACAAATAAACTCCCGACAAAATTAAGCTGAGTGTATTCACTCAACACATGTCCGAATAGATACGCGAGGATCAAACCAATGTAAAACGAAGGGCCTGACATCCACAAGATCGCAAACACAAGTGATGACTTGTCGAACCAGGTATCCTTATATATTGCGGAAAAAACACCTACAAAAATTCCGATGAAAGACGCTACAAGTATTGATGCCACTGCCAGCACAACTGTTTCGGGTAATGTTTCTTTTATTATATCGGCTACCTTGGTTTTGTTCTGATACGATCGCCTGAAATACGGATACTTCAAGACCAATACATTTTCCCGGCCAACATTAAAAAGTTTGGTGTAAGCGTATTTGTCATCATGGAGAAAGATCATCGCCTCCTTATTCTTCTCATTATGAACT harbors:
- a CDS encoding PD40 domain-containing protein, producing the protein MLLLTVLCFSTVFAQTIFTSEEDLKKEAKKLFDSEQYAEAYPLYSQLLSVYPKDPNYNYRFGICMLYTSENKEKPISYLEYAAKQPDVEKDVFFFLGKAYHMNYRFDDAIVAFNRFKKEASSYQQKKLQVDKQIDMCRNGKTLLKNITDLQVLEKKQLSDKEFFRSYDLSSIGGKLLIKPEDFQSSLDKKAKEQTIIYLAKNNTQIYYSSYGTDGKNGKDIYMVTKLNSGEWSLPASLGPTINTDVDEDYPFLHPNGRVLYFCSKGHNSMGGYDIFKSTWNAQSGTWSEPVNMDFSINTPDDDIMFVTDSLEKTAYFSSKRTSPNNMIDVYRINTDRKPVDIAVINGTMGKDADGQFIKSKITVKNADNGELVGIFNSDPQTGEYSMNVPGGSKLLFTVETEGSKTQSEVVVLPTQRVFKPFKQEMNYESGTDKLLVKNFFDEAVDDNNYLLALNFIKEKAKMDVNANEAMFRDPQPAATQETKKDSASTATAPVDAKTSASITNAELVKIAYDDAEDIQKEAKELKNQADLALNYANEKNEEAQLKYKEANEAAAQSDVAGAEEKKKEGNRISRETVAAFNLAKKLDADAAAKQDEADLSLNYAKELDAAAKAKNSGAALTQLEEQKKRLESLSQKPKGADNAYSSIKLDADNKQKEVERTKEKSLSLAKDINNIDTEIKNLEQTAATSKNEQLKEGLKGQIKDLQDEKVKKQAEIVETDAKAVVLQKEADNLKNEAEIVSGMISQIKTGGEAPVNVSSIDKQKLQEQVNGYRMSDIAVPTTDAVISSTETGSPDKTTTSETKSVTDTTAEANNIKPEQYNKAITVKPVPSYDKKYIRKLDEANEINDDYTRETTKATYYKSWSDSISRDVEAKKTELAEIKDEEAKKEMVQTIAKMEVEAKEKQDLSDRSKAKAKAAVSGTAIGVVSAANSDSAKNETTEIAKNTVKESTTSTGHPVNNTSSEKSIKSNNNDSVPETSDQLAVNKTGDTGTSSIIKSEIKDIAEDTTKLKTSSSSGDIRDTTKSPASIEGENVKNTASSVPSNSNTELINSAAEKAKESKDLNEQAMTLRDEATSMSDPDERNEAIQKAEVIAVQAVQKQQEAADITAKIKTEEFRKKDEQLATQSKAIGDNQADDVLMAEMVRDEAKFYFEEAKKLREKAANYPSYDFKQEYLDQAEQKEIIAFEKQAKSAELYSKFKPEETPVTVSNTTTTNNSQPANNTVTTAAQPTETVTPATTNTNEQTANNTVKSTEPSVKSETPAATTKNDAQAEPDGTTKLKDESTQTIKSDTTAPGTSEAKVKATTPVAADTQEKQTSSDQQQTAENKQQPVDQKKAAEETSSNVPVTQQEVRKVQDTREYGHYVDVRAQSDSSLQIAKLHHSSAADYQRQADAKRKEADPILKQVDEVPEGTPVPDELAQKVASIKGEVTFYQQKADSAKILARNAEEVAAAKLTESESFLETLDDNKSKQIIAAYNAKDIPVSTAADNQQTATQAKFSVPKTAKQPAIKSGSMIINALAEGFEVSNGTVYTNDRPIPIDPKLPEGLVFKVQIGAFKNPIAQDAFRGMNPISAETTQRGLIRYTAGLFRDLSPANAAKSRIQAIGYRDAFVVAFYNGKRISYGEAMAMVNGGKVPEVASNTIPQNTPAQTNVTESAVIQKNNTGVNTNNSQTQISSQETSIAKTTDIATVSGVVYTVQVGVYSKPVSSAQLFNIGSLYTETMKNGLIRYTSGAYTDITEATKAKGVIVARGVRDAFIIVYKDGKRATGTDLVQRPKANGNTETVKSENTSSSALAQDIVFKVQVGAYKSEVPIEMANKFLSIATKGVNVNKDEAGMTIYSVGKFKTYEEALTTKNELVSSGIADAFVVAYNKDKRMNLDEAKQLINK
- the plsY gene encoding glycerol-3-phosphate 1-O-acyltransferase PlsY codes for the protein MTQTLQIISLIIAYLIGSIPSAVWIGKIFYGIDVREYGSGNAGATNTFRVLGKKAGMPVLLIDILKGFAAVQLPYLTELVPGSVQFVNLQLVLGVAALFGHIFPLFAAFKGGKGIATLLGIILAVHPYAALMSIAVFLVVFLVSKYVSLGSITAALTFPIIVIVVFKTRIPSLVIFSMVIAVLVLITHQKNIERLIKREESKSPLIKRKTS
- the prmA gene encoding 50S ribosomal protein L11 methyltransferase is translated as MNYFELYCKITLAEQSEILIAHLAELGFESFADAENGFKGYIQVPLYTKETETQIVELQKGLSFDYTIELIGNENWNREWEKNFSPINVDDKCYVRASFHEPVEGIPFDIVINPKMSFGTGHHETTCLMISQLLKTKVKGRSICDMGCGTSILAILAAKMSAASILAVDIDEWAVENSQENIDTNKVKGIVVKKGGAQLLAGKTFHVILANINRNILIADMDRYVQSLKKQGLLIMSGFFDIDIPLIQSKAESLGMVIVNSLQKNKWAMLSFYKG
- a CDS encoding triose-phosphate isomerase: MPKKIVAGNWKMNKSCSEASLLFNEIKNLLKSNPAKDVTVIVFPSFVFLRDLAAQSGGMLIGAQNCASEASGAFTGEVSAAMIRSAGAEYVIIGHSERRTYFAETNSTLAKKIDMCIQNNLKPVYCIGETSEERKAGKHFSVVEQQLNEGVFHLSGELFPKIIIAYEPVWAIGTGVTATAAQAQEMHAFIRETVKKKYSESIAVNCPVLYGGSCNPTNAKELFACPDINGGLIGGASLNAADFIKIIHSF
- a CDS encoding ABC transporter permease, which produces MGRFIVMRIFYGVLVLLGTATVVFLLFNVLPGDPARMMLGQHADAKSIEIINKDLNRDKPLFIQYLLYMNDLSPLSVHNEKNKEAMIFLHDDKYAYTKLFNVGRENVLVLKYPYFRRSYQNKTKVADIIKETLPETVVLAVASILVASFIGIFVGVFSAIYKDTWFDKSSLVFAILWMSGPSFYIGLILAYLFGHVLSEYTQLNFVGSLFVVDDYGNGEYLELKNLLLPAITLGLRPLAIIIQLTRSSMLDVLSHDYIRTASAKGLAFYSVMFKHALKNALSPVMTAISGSFAAMMAGSVFVEEVFNWKGIGKETVYALQKHDMPVVMGTVLVIAAIFVIINTLVDVLYGILDPRVRVK